In Streptomyces sclerotialus, one genomic interval encodes:
- a CDS encoding transposase, translating into MTVAWADYTYGGELIPWTKSFLGIALHTVPRREDQDGFAVLAKRWRVERAISWIILRARRHVRDHERLISHSEAHLIWTMITLLVRRHIRPPRPPAHHLPTCRAHDGNRQAIPVRLRTRPQSHTVRLVSVALP; encoded by the coding sequence GTGACCGTTGCCTGGGCCGACTACACCTACGGTGGTGAACTCATCCCCTGGACGAAGTCCTTCCTCGGCATCGCGCTGCACACCGTCCCTCGCCGCGAGGACCAGGACGGCTTCGCCGTCCTGGCAAAGCGGTGGCGCGTCGAGCGCGCGATTTCGTGGATCATTTTGCGGGCCCGCCGACACGTGAGGGACCACGAACGGCTGATCTCCCACAGCGAGGCTCACCTCATCTGGACCATGATCACCCTCCTGGTCCGCCGTCATATCCGGCCGCCCCGGCCCCCCGCGCATCACCTCCCGACCTGCCGAGCGCACGACGGTAACCGTCAAGCCATCCCCGTTCGCCTTCGGACACGTCCGCAGTCGCACACGGTCCGCCTCGTCTCCGTCGCCCTGCCCTGA